The Vibrio chagasii genome includes a region encoding these proteins:
- a CDS encoding amino acid ABC transporter ATP-binding protein, with protein MTQQLNPESQELMIELKDMNKWYGEFHVLKNINLEVKKGEKIVICGPSGSGKSTMIRCINRLEEHQKGHIFVSGNELTEDLKNIEAVRRDVGMCFQHFNLFPHLTVLENCTLAPIWVKKMPKEEAEAIAMKYLERVKIPEQADKFPGQLSGGQQQRVAIARSLCMNPQVMLFDEPTSALDPEMVREVLDVMVELAEEGMTMLCVTHEMGFAKEVADRVIFMDAGEIIEENNPVDFFENPQSDRTQNFLSQILHH; from the coding sequence ATGACGCAACAACTAAATCCAGAATCGCAAGAGTTGATGATTGAACTGAAAGACATGAACAAGTGGTACGGTGAGTTCCACGTTCTTAAGAACATCAACTTAGAAGTAAAAAAAGGCGAGAAAATCGTTATCTGTGGGCCTTCTGGCTCAGGCAAATCGACTATGATTCGCTGTATCAATAGACTAGAAGAGCATCAAAAGGGACACATCTTTGTGTCTGGCAATGAGCTTACCGAAGATCTAAAAAACATCGAAGCCGTTCGTCGTGACGTTGGCATGTGTTTCCAGCACTTCAATCTATTTCCGCATCTTACGGTACTAGAAAACTGTACCTTAGCCCCTATTTGGGTGAAAAAGATGCCGAAAGAAGAAGCTGAAGCGATTGCGATGAAATATCTAGAGCGTGTAAAGATCCCTGAGCAAGCAGACAAGTTCCCAGGTCAGCTTTCTGGTGGTCAGCAACAGCGTGTAGCGATTGCACGCTCTCTATGTATGAACCCACAAGTCATGCTGTTTGATGAACCAACATCAGCGCTCGACCCAGAAATGGTTCGTGAAGTTCTAGACGTTATGGTTGAACTGGCAGAAGAAGGCATGACCATGCTTTGTGTAACGCACGAGATGGGCTTTGCTAAGGAGGTAGCCGATAGGGTTATCTTCATGGATGCCGGGGAAATCATTGAAGAGAACAACCCTGTCGACTTCTTTGAAAATCCGCAGTCAGACAGAACTCAAAACTTCTTGAGTCAAATCTTACACCATTAA
- a CDS encoding amino acid ABC transporter permease, protein MKPNNTLTPSQEKPEAKSANLLYNPTFRSVVFQIIAIGALGAFFYTIVNNALTNLEARGIATGFDFLSQEAGFGIGLTLVEYDETFSYGRTFVVGLLNTALVSVLGIILATVLGFSMGVARLSSNWLVSRFAAVYIEIFRNIPLLLQIFFWYFAVLQALPSARQSLSLGEAIFLNVRGLYFPAPVLEQGSSIVIASVIAGIVATIIINIWANNKQKLTGQQTPMFRIALSLIVGLPLVVYFVLGMPISAEYPELKGFNFRGGISIIPELAALVLALSIYTASFIAEIVRSGINAVSHGQTEAAMSLGLPRARTLKLVIIPQALRIIIPPLTSQYLNLTKNSSLAMAIGYPDLVSVFAGTTLNQTGQAIEIIAMTMGVYLTLSLLTSALMNIYNRKVALVER, encoded by the coding sequence ATGAAACCTAACAACACTCTTACTCCTTCCCAGGAAAAGCCCGAAGCTAAAAGTGCTAACCTTTTATACAACCCGACTTTTCGATCTGTCGTTTTCCAGATCATCGCCATCGGAGCACTTGGCGCTTTCTTCTATACCATCGTAAACAACGCCCTTACCAACCTTGAAGCCCGAGGCATTGCCACTGGTTTTGACTTTTTAAGTCAAGAGGCGGGGTTTGGTATCGGCCTTACCCTCGTCGAATATGACGAAACCTTCTCATATGGTCGAACATTCGTTGTCGGCTTATTAAACACCGCTTTAGTATCTGTGTTAGGTATTATCTTAGCAACGGTTCTTGGCTTCTCTATGGGTGTCGCTCGTCTGTCATCTAACTGGCTAGTGAGCCGATTTGCCGCGGTATACATTGAAATCTTCCGAAATATCCCACTACTACTTCAAATCTTCTTTTGGTATTTCGCGGTTCTTCAAGCTCTCCCCTCTGCAAGACAAAGTCTCAGTTTGGGCGAAGCGATTTTCCTAAATGTGCGTGGTCTTTATTTCCCAGCCCCTGTTCTTGAGCAAGGAAGCAGCATCGTTATTGCGTCAGTGATTGCTGGTATCGTAGCTACCATAATCATCAACATTTGGGCTAACAACAAACAGAAACTAACTGGGCAACAAACCCCTATGTTTCGAATTGCTCTTAGCTTGATCGTGGGTTTGCCTCTAGTTGTCTATTTTGTGCTTGGTATGCCGATTTCAGCTGAATACCCGGAACTGAAAGGCTTTAACTTCAGAGGTGGTATCAGCATTATTCCTGAATTAGCCGCTCTTGTATTAGCACTAAGTATCTATACGGCGTCTTTCATCGCAGAGATCGTTCGTTCTGGTATTAATGCAGTTAGCCACGGCCAAACAGAAGCTGCGATGTCTCTAGGTCTTCCTCGAGCTCGCACATTAAAGCTGGTTATTATCCCTCAAGCGTTGCGAATCATTATTCCACCGCTAACTAGCCAATACTTAAACCTCACTAAGAACTCTTCGTTAGCAATGGCTATTGGCTACCCTGACTTAGTTTCTGTGTTCGCAGGTACAACTCTCAACCAAACAGGTCAAGCTATCGAAATCATTGCCATGACCATGGGTGTATACCTAACGCTAAGCTTATTGACCTCTGCGTTAATGAATATCTATAACCGTAAAGTCGCATTGGTGGAGAGATAA
- a CDS encoding TusE/DsrC/DsvC family sulfur relay protein, whose protein sequence is MFEYNGKQIETDAQGYLLDYTQWEEGMIEILAQDEAIELTEAHLEVVHFVRSFYEEFNTSPAVRMLVKAMEKAHGPEKGNSKYLFKLFKKGPAKQATKLAGLPKPAKCL, encoded by the coding sequence ATGTTTGAATATAACGGCAAGCAAATCGAAACCGACGCTCAAGGCTACCTGTTGGACTACACACAATGGGAAGAAGGTATGATTGAAATTCTTGCACAAGATGAAGCCATTGAGCTTACAGAAGCACACTTAGAAGTCGTGCATTTTGTAAGGAGCTTTTACGAAGAGTTCAACACTTCCCCTGCGGTTCGCATGCTGGTTAAAGCGATGGAAAAAGCCCACGGCCCAGAAAAAGGCAACAGTAAATATCTGTTCAAATTATTCAAAAAAGGCCCAGCGAAACAAGCGACCAAGCTCGCAGGCTTACCTAAACCAGCAAAGTGTCTGTAA
- a CDS encoding Bax inhibitor-1/YccA family protein, translated as MNSPMFSRTASQESALQTNKVLRNTYALLSMTLLWSAVVAGVSMAMNLPRPGLIMMLVGFYGLLFLTEKNRDNSMGLVFTFLFTGFLGYTIGPILNMYVGAGMGDVILTALGGTALAFMGASAYALTTKRDLSFLNGMLLAGFVVLLVGMVANIFLQMPILSLAMSGMFILFSTGVILLTTQNIIRGGETNYISATVSLYVSIYNIFISLLSILGIMGSDD; from the coding sequence ATGAACAGCCCTATGTTTTCACGCACAGCATCTCAAGAAAGTGCTCTGCAAACCAATAAAGTGTTGCGTAATACCTACGCACTACTGTCTATGACACTACTTTGGTCTGCTGTTGTAGCAGGCGTATCTATGGCGATGAACCTTCCTCGTCCTGGTCTTATCATGATGTTAGTCGGTTTCTACGGCCTACTTTTCTTAACAGAGAAGAACCGTGACAACAGCATGGGTCTAGTCTTTACATTCCTGTTCACAGGTTTCCTAGGCTACACCATCGGTCCAATCTTAAACATGTACGTTGGCGCAGGCATGGGTGATGTTATCCTAACTGCTCTAGGCGGCACGGCATTGGCATTCATGGGTGCATCGGCTTACGCTCTTACTACTAAGCGTGACCTGTCTTTCCTTAACGGTATGCTACTAGCAGGTTTCGTCGTGCTACTTGTAGGTATGGTTGCAAATATCTTCCTACAAATGCCGATTCTGTCATTAGCAATGAGTGGTATGTTCATCCTGTTCTCAACTGGTGTTATTTTGCTAACAACGCAAAACATCATCCGTGGCGGTGAGACTAACTACATCTCAGCGACAGTTAGCCTATACGTATCAATCTACAACATCTTCATCAGCCTACTAAGCATCCTAGGCATCATGGGCAGCGACGACTAA
- a CDS encoding class I SAM-dependent methyltransferase, producing MTPSIHLAKGRDKSLRRKHPWVFSRGIDKVEGEPKQGETVDVYAQNGQWLAKAAYSPSSQIRARVWTFEKEDINKAFFVKRIQDAQSLREDIIERDGLTGYRLTAAESDGLPGITIDKYQDYLVCQLLSAGAEFNKSVLVEALIECFPDCNIYERSDVAVRKKEGLEQVVGVLHGEEPPKSIVIEENGVKISVNIMEGHKTGFYMDQRDSRKESMKYVKGKDVLNCFSYTGGFGLYALKGDAKRVINADVSQLALDTAKFNAELNEFDISKKRAVFLNADVFKLLREYRDQGTKFDVVIMDPPKFVSSKNNLTSGANGYKDVNMLAMQILKPGGTLLTYSCSGLMGTDLFQKIIADAAIDAGRTVKFVERFEQAADHLTDTAYPEGFYLKGFACKVL from the coding sequence ATGACTCCTTCTATTCATCTAGCGAAAGGCCGTGACAAATCATTACGCCGCAAACACCCATGGGTATTTTCACGCGGTATCGATAAAGTCGAGGGTGAGCCAAAACAGGGTGAAACGGTAGACGTATATGCTCAAAATGGTCAGTGGTTAGCGAAGGCTGCTTACTCACCATCTTCTCAAATTCGAGCACGTGTTTGGACATTTGAAAAAGAAGACATCAACAAAGCGTTCTTCGTAAAACGAATTCAAGACGCACAGTCATTACGCGAAGACATCATCGAACGTGACGGCCTAACAGGTTACCGCCTGACTGCAGCAGAATCAGACGGCTTACCAGGTATCACCATCGATAAATATCAAGACTACTTAGTTTGCCAACTCCTTAGTGCTGGTGCTGAATTTAACAAAAGCGTATTGGTTGAAGCGCTAATTGAGTGCTTCCCAGACTGCAATATTTACGAGCGCTCTGACGTCGCAGTTCGTAAGAAAGAAGGCTTAGAACAAGTGGTTGGCGTTCTTCACGGTGAAGAGCCACCAAAGTCTATCGTAATTGAAGAAAACGGCGTTAAGATCAGCGTAAACATCATGGAAGGTCACAAAACAGGCTTCTACATGGACCAACGTGATAGCCGTAAAGAGTCAATGAAATACGTAAAAGGCAAAGATGTCCTTAACTGTTTCTCGTACACTGGTGGTTTTGGCCTGTACGCGCTTAAAGGCGATGCAAAACGAGTCATCAACGCAGACGTATCTCAACTTGCTCTTGATACAGCCAAATTCAACGCTGAGCTTAACGAGTTTGATATCTCGAAAAAGCGCGCCGTATTCCTAAATGCTGACGTCTTCAAGCTACTTCGCGAATACCGTGACCAAGGCACTAAGTTTGACGTGGTGATCATGGACCCACCGAAGTTTGTTTCAAGTAAGAACAACCTGACGTCAGGTGCAAACGGCTATAAAGATGTAAACATGCTTGCAATGCAAATCCTAAAGCCAGGCGGTACGCTACTTACCTACTCTTGCTCTGGCCTAATGGGTACAGACCTATTCCAAAAGATCATCGCTGATGCAGCCATTGACGCTGGCAGAACCGTTAAGTTCGTCGAGCGCTTCGAGCAAGCCGCTGACCATTTAACAGACACGGCTTACCCTGAAGGCTTCTACCTAAAAGGCTTTGCTTGTAAGGTACTTTAA
- a CDS encoding methyl-accepting chemotaxis protein, translating to MKEIPFRWIDKYLIHLKIQEKFYLLFLLPLLALVILTLVLDSAADSLLAHLYQEELLLMKGLIEAGQLTKEQVAQLVNSSETISLGYGAGSVSVMNGAFSLVANHDQNLWSALSATQVSIIAVTLTLIALGVYYIMTFIGGAMFSMNKALSTLANGDLTCRMNYFPVRDEFSEIAITIDKVAEREQNMVLSIQESVALMQQISSDLNQSTQQSSDISGNQQEHLNSLASATEQMAATIREVATLAHASSSQTIDARGVAQSGQVKVSNTLESISNLSQEIKSASQAVEELDANAAQIDEVVTTINGISEQTNLLALNAAIEAARAGEQGRGFAVVADEVRALAGRTQQATVEIQSMIESLQRNSQSLTKLMEVTVNNANEGQTLMSEVNVEIGSLAEKNQSISDSSTQIATAAEEQGVVADNIAQSVEEIRHQSDSICEMISKSNSNIDQLRKQSDTMEGLLTGLKA from the coding sequence ATGAAAGAAATCCCATTTCGTTGGATTGATAAATATCTCATTCACCTAAAAATCCAAGAAAAGTTTTATCTCCTCTTTTTATTACCTCTTCTCGCTCTTGTTATATTAACTCTCGTTTTAGATAGTGCTGCAGATTCATTACTGGCCCACCTCTATCAAGAAGAATTGCTCTTAATGAAGGGGCTTATCGAAGCTGGTCAACTCACCAAAGAACAAGTTGCGCAACTGGTTAATAGCTCCGAAACTATCTCCCTTGGTTATGGCGCAGGCTCTGTTTCAGTTATGAATGGTGCATTTAGTTTGGTTGCTAACCACGACCAAAACCTGTGGTCTGCGCTTTCAGCAACACAGGTATCGATCATTGCGGTCACCCTAACTTTGATTGCACTCGGTGTTTACTACATCATGACTTTCATTGGCGGAGCAATGTTCTCAATGAACAAAGCACTGAGCACACTCGCGAATGGTGACCTAACTTGTCGTATGAACTACTTCCCTGTTCGTGATGAGTTTAGTGAAATCGCAATTACTATCGACAAGGTAGCAGAACGCGAGCAAAACATGGTGCTTTCGATTCAAGAGTCCGTAGCGCTCATGCAGCAAATCAGTTCTGACCTAAATCAGTCGACGCAACAGAGTTCAGATATTTCAGGTAATCAGCAAGAACACTTGAACAGCTTAGCAAGCGCAACAGAGCAAATGGCGGCGACAATTCGTGAGGTAGCAACTTTGGCTCATGCATCGAGTTCACAGACGATAGACGCTCGTGGTGTTGCACAAAGTGGTCAAGTCAAGGTTTCAAACACGCTGGAATCTATCTCTAACCTATCTCAAGAGATTAAGTCTGCATCACAGGCCGTTGAAGAACTGGATGCTAACGCAGCGCAAATTGATGAAGTCGTCACAACAATCAATGGTATTTCAGAGCAGACCAATCTACTTGCATTGAACGCTGCTATCGAGGCGGCTCGCGCGGGCGAGCAAGGCAGAGGTTTTGCGGTTGTTGCCGATGAAGTTCGTGCACTTGCCGGTCGAACTCAACAAGCAACGGTTGAGATCCAAAGTATGATTGAATCATTACAACGTAACAGCCAGTCGCTGACAAAGCTGATGGAAGTGACGGTGAACAACGCCAATGAAGGACAAACATTGATGTCTGAAGTGAATGTTGAGATCGGCTCGCTAGCTGAAAAGAATCAATCCATTTCTGATAGCAGTACCCAAATCGCGACCGCAGCTGAAGAGCAAGGTGTTGTTGCCGATAACATTGCACAGAGCGTCGAAGAAATTCGTCATCAATCAGATAGCATCTGTGAAATGATCAGTAAGAGTAATTCTAATATTGACCAGCTTCGTAAGCAAAGTGACACCATGGAAGGCTTATTGACAGGTCTTAAAGCATAA
- a CDS encoding amino acid ABC transporter substrate-binding protein: MTNKLTLLASVVAASTAMMATSASAAESTLDKVTSQGFLTCGVSTGLPGFSNPNSKGEWEGIDVEYCQALAAAVLGDKTKVKYVPLTAKERFTALQSGEIDVLSRNTTWTLHRDTALGLNFVGVNYYDGQGFMVKKDLGLTSALELDGASVCVQSGTTTELNLADYFRNNDMSYKPVVFDTAAQTSKGFDAGRCDVLTTDQSGLYALRLNLADPKSAQVLPEIISKEPLGPVVRQDDDKWFNVAKWTLSAMVNAEEYGITSKNADEMLKSKDPNIKRILGVDGPKGKGLGIRDDWGYQVIKQVGNYGESFERTVGTGSPLQIDRGVNALWNAGGFMYAPPIR, translated from the coding sequence ATGACAAATAAACTAACACTTCTTGCTTCAGTAGTAGCTGCATCAACTGCGATGATGGCAACATCAGCATCAGCGGCAGAAAGCACTCTGGACAAAGTCACATCTCAAGGCTTCTTAACTTGTGGTGTAAGTACAGGTCTTCCAGGGTTCTCTAACCCAAACTCAAAAGGTGAATGGGAAGGAATCGATGTTGAGTATTGTCAAGCTCTTGCAGCGGCTGTACTCGGTGACAAGACTAAAGTTAAGTATGTACCTCTAACAGCAAAAGAGCGTTTTACTGCGCTTCAATCTGGCGAAATCGACGTACTGTCTCGCAACACAACATGGACACTGCATCGTGATACCGCTCTAGGTCTTAACTTCGTAGGCGTTAACTACTACGATGGTCAAGGCTTCATGGTTAAGAAAGATCTTGGCCTAACCAGCGCTTTAGAACTTGATGGCGCGTCTGTATGTGTTCAATCAGGCACAACGACTGAGCTTAACCTAGCCGATTACTTCCGTAACAACGACATGTCTTACAAGCCAGTGGTATTTGATACAGCAGCACAAACATCTAAAGGTTTCGACGCAGGTCGTTGTGATGTGCTAACCACTGACCAATCTGGTCTATACGCGCTTCGCCTTAACCTAGCTGATCCTAAATCTGCACAAGTACTTCCTGAAATTATCTCTAAAGAGCCTCTAGGTCCAGTTGTTCGTCAAGATGATGACAAATGGTTCAACGTAGCTAAGTGGACACTTTCAGCAATGGTCAATGCGGAAGAATACGGCATCACTTCTAAAAATGCTGATGAAATGCTCAAGTCAAAAGATCCAAACATCAAACGTATTCTTGGTGTAGACGGTCCTAAAGGTAAAGGCCTTGGCATTCGTGACGACTGGGGTTATCAAGTAATCAAACAAGTTGGTAACTACGGTGAAAGTTTTGAGCGTACTGTTGGTACAGGTTCTCCACTTCAGATCGATCGTGGTGTAAATGCGTTATGGAATGCGGGTGGCTTTATGTACGCTCCACCAATCCGTTGA
- a CDS encoding amino acid ABC transporter permease — MSTHQFQPDLPPPANTVGVVGWLRKNLFNGPINSIVTVVLGYIAFSLLWTTFDWAFLNADWVGTTRDACTSEGACWVFISVRWDQFMYGFYPEAELWRPRLFYATLAIFVALLAYEKTPKRTWIWLFFVNIYPFIIAGLLYGGVFGLEVVDTHKWGGLLVTLIIALVGIVVSLPIGVALALGRRSEMPIIRSICTVYIEIWRGVPLITVLFMASVMLPLFLTAGSETDKLFRALVGVVLFSAAYMAEVIRGGLQAIPKGQYEAADALGLTYWKKMGLIILPQALKITIPSIVNTFIGLFKDTSLVLIIGMFDVLGIGQAANTDPEWLGFATESYVFVALVFWVFCFGMSRYSIWLENRLHTGHKR; from the coding sequence ATGAGCACACATCAATTTCAACCGGATCTTCCACCTCCCGCTAATACCGTTGGCGTAGTCGGCTGGTTGAGAAAGAATCTCTTTAATGGCCCAATCAATAGTATCGTTACCGTTGTTCTAGGTTACATCGCTTTTTCATTACTCTGGACAACCTTCGACTGGGCTTTCCTAAATGCAGACTGGGTCGGAACAACTCGTGATGCTTGTACTAGCGAAGGGGCTTGCTGGGTATTTATCAGCGTACGTTGGGATCAGTTCATGTATGGCTTCTACCCTGAAGCGGAACTGTGGCGCCCTCGCCTTTTCTACGCAACATTGGCTATCTTCGTCGCGCTATTAGCCTACGAGAAAACACCTAAACGCACGTGGATTTGGTTATTTTTCGTAAACATCTACCCATTCATCATTGCTGGTTTGCTATACGGCGGTGTGTTTGGATTGGAAGTTGTTGATACGCACAAATGGGGTGGCCTACTCGTTACGCTTATCATTGCATTGGTGGGTATCGTTGTATCGCTGCCGATTGGTGTAGCACTAGCGCTTGGCCGTCGCTCTGAAATGCCAATTATCCGTAGTATTTGTACTGTGTACATCGAAATTTGGCGTGGTGTTCCACTGATTACTGTGCTGTTCATGGCGTCTGTAATGCTGCCACTATTCCTTACTGCGGGTTCTGAGACCGATAAGTTATTCCGTGCGCTAGTAGGTGTTGTTCTATTTAGTGCGGCTTATATGGCCGAGGTAATTCGCGGTGGCCTGCAAGCTATTCCCAAAGGACAATATGAAGCCGCTGACGCACTGGGCTTAACCTATTGGAAAAAGATGGGGCTGATTATTCTTCCTCAAGCGCTGAAAATCACAATCCCATCAATCGTAAACACATTCATTGGCTTGTTTAAAGATACCAGTCTGGTACTTATCATTGGTATGTTCGATGTACTGGGTATTGGTCAAGCAGCGAACACCGACCCTGAGTGGTTAGGTTTCGCTACAGAAAGTTATGTATTTGTCGCGTTAGTGTTCTGGGTGTTCTGTTTTGGCATGTCGAGATACTCGATATGGCTAGAAAACAGACTTCACACCGGTCACAAACGATAG
- the yccX gene encoding acylphosphatase → MKNSQSIFVVSGVVQCVGFRYHTSREAQKLAISGYAKNLNDGRVEVLAVGESGQVDKLYQWLQVGPASATVDNVVKQRLGEGEKRNVRVGEFQIL, encoded by the coding sequence ATGAAAAATTCACAATCTATATTTGTCGTATCAGGCGTAGTTCAGTGTGTTGGATTCCGCTATCACACCAGCAGAGAAGCGCAGAAGCTTGCCATTTCAGGGTACGCTAAGAACTTAAATGATGGTCGAGTTGAAGTGTTGGCTGTTGGCGAAAGTGGTCAGGTAGACAAGCTATACCAATGGTTGCAAGTAGGTCCTGCGAGCGCAACTGTAGATAATGTGGTTAAGCAAAGGTTGGGAGAAGGTGAAAAGCGCAATGTGCGTGTTGGGGAGTTCCAAATACTGTAG